The segment GCGTTGAGCATCGAGTTGACCAGGCCGAGCCGCTCGTTGAAGAGGAACTTCCAGGCGAAGGCGCTGATGAACGCGGGCACCGCCCAGGGCAGCACCAGCAGCACCCGGTAGAGGCCACGGAACCGGATCTGGCGGTGCAGCATCACGGCCAGGCCGAGACCCAGACCGTAGTGGAAGGCGACCCCGGTCACGGTCCAGATCAGGGTGTTGCCGGCCCACATCCAGAACTCGCCGACCTTGCCGGTGAGCACGTTGACGTAGTTGTCGACGCCGACGAACGACCAGGCGTTCGGGTTCTCCTTGCAGACCTCGCCGCCGGTGATCGACTTGGTGCAGATCTCGGCGAGCTGGTTGGCCTCGGTCTGGTCGGTGAACGAGAGCCAGAGGCCGTTGATCAAGGGGTAGAAGATCAGGACCGCCATCACAATGACGACGGGCACGACCATCGCCCAGGCGGACCAGTGCTTGTCCCAGCTGCGGCGCAGCCGGGACGACAGACCAGCGCCGCTCGGCGCCGGGGCGGTGACAGTGGTCATCTGAGGGGCTCCAGGGGAAGGGAGCGGGCGCCGGCCTCGAGCCGGCGCC is part of the Actinoplanes sp. NBC_00393 genome and harbors:
- a CDS encoding carbohydrate ABC transporter permease encodes the protein MTTVTAPAPSGAGLSSRLRRSWDKHWSAWAMVVPVVIVMAVLIFYPLINGLWLSFTDQTEANQLAEICTKSITGGEVCKENPNAWSFVGVDNYVNVLTGKVGEFWMWAGNTLIWTVTGVAFHYGLGLGLAVMLHRQIRFRGLYRVLLVLPWAVPAFISAFAWKFLFNERLGLVNSMLNAIGLDSVAWFSDRWSALFVAILTNIWLGVPFMMVAILGGLQSIPEELYESAEIDGASPWQRFRSITLPGLRPVSMTVILLGTIWTFNMFPIIFLVTEGQPAGQTEILVTGAFRAAFEGIRNYSLASTYGVLILSILLIFSVFYRRVLRKQGEVW